The window TAGAATAGCTAGATAAACCACTTTTATTTGAAGGCCCTCTTCGCTGGTTTACAAAACCAGCAAGCAGCAAGAGGTAGAAAAGTTGTGAGCTTGTCATGAAAATGCAGTCTAACAACTGAAGTGGTCCCCAAAAACTGGACAGGGAATTAAGCTCTGAAGCACTCAAAAGAGGATAGGAGTAGTTCATGAGTAACAAACGTAAACATACACAGCCAAGGTCGCGCTAGAAGCGGTTCGGGGCGAGAAGACGACATCGGGTCAGCAGCAAAGGCTTGAGTATTGGAAAAGCATTAGAGACGTTGAACCTAGTAACCTTGTTTTTGTTGATGAAATGGGTGTCCTGCTGGGTCAAATGCGGACAATGGGCAGAAGACTTAAAGGTCTTAGAGCCTATGCCATCAAAGCATTTTATCGAGGCAAACGAGTAACAGTCATGGGAGCAATGAGTCACAATCGAGTCCTAGCGCTAGAAACCTTAGACCATTCCATGAAAGGGGATGACTTTCGTCACTTCATCAAAATGCAGCTCGTTCCCAAATTATGGAAGGGAGCTGTCGTCGTGATGGATAATCTGCCTGTTCACAAAGTGGAAGGGATTCAAGACATGATTGAATCTGCAGGGGCTCGAATCGTTTACCTGTCTCCTTATTCGCCAGAGTTTAATCCGATTGAGCATCCATGGTCGCAACTCAAAAGCTTGCTCAGGCGCGTTTGTCCAAAAACTTGGGAGGCGGTCGATAAACTGCTCAAGCTGGCAATACAACTCTCCAACCCTAGGCACTTTCACAATTGGCTTGCCCACTGTTGCTACTGTGTCTCTTAGTTGCGCAAAGCGCTGTAGGCAAGAATGGCTTCTTGACCCACAATCGGTTTTTGGGCTTGGAAGGGGACTCTTGAGCCTGCCGCTCTTCCATGTGAGTGGTCATTTCAGCGTCCAAGCAACGTTCGACCAGGGCTTTGGTCAGTTGCTTGAGAATGCCATCTTCTCCCAGTAGGTCTTCTGGGCTTCGGTAGTATTTGAGGAGGATATCAAGAACTTCAGGAGGAAAGGTCATAGTTGTGATGTCTTTGGTTCAGTAGTTCATTAGATCTAATTTCCTGACCTTTGACACAAACTAATTTACAATCCCAACTACTTTACAAATCCGCGAGAACGAGGACTGTGTAACAGCGAAATTATGTTGTTGCCCTTGTGTGCCTACTTGCGCTTCTGCTACGGCCAGTGCAGTGGCATCAGCTTTGTCGATTCCACCAGCCTCAAGGTTTGCCATAACTGCCACATCAAAGCATAGAAGGTGTTTGATGGCTTGGCAGGCGGGGGGTAAAACCTCGGTGGATTGGTTCTTTGACTTCAAACTGCACCTAGTGGTGAATCACCGAAGATTGCTGCTCCAGCGGCGGGCCATCATTGAGTCGGTGATTGACCAACTCCAGAACATTTCCCAGATTGAACATTATTTTGCCTTCGGATCCCA of the Neosynechococcus sphagnicola sy1 genome contains:
- a CDS encoding transposase, encoding MRDVEPSNLVFVDEMGVLLGQMRTMGRRLKGLRAYAIKAFYRGKRVTVMGAMSHNRVLALETLDHSMKGDDFRHFIKMQLVPKLWKGAVVVMDNLPVHKVEGIQDMIESAGARIVYLSPYSPEFNPIEHPWSQLKSLLRRVCPKTWEAVDKLLKLAIQLSNPRHFHNWLAHCCYCVS